The Mytilus trossulus isolate FHL-02 unplaced genomic scaffold, PNRI_Mtr1.1.1.hap1 h1tg001013l__unscaffolded, whole genome shotgun sequence genomic interval CGAGAATACTACTGAAACTCATACACTATTGCAGATAGGGTGTATGGAAGAGTGTTTTATTTACTAACTGGGTTTCTGGAATGCACGTAGTTGTGGGGACTCTTTGACTAATGGTGAGGTTAGTCCGACTATGGCGTGGGGAGTTTTCCAGTCAACGGCACTTTGGTTTTGAGGCTTGCATTTGGTACTGACACTTcgtagatgtggtatgggtaGCATTATGATGTTTAGTATATGTGTGGTTTGGAGGATGGTTATACATGTGGTGGTTCAAAATATGAGACGGGGACGTCTATACGTTTAAGTACCCAGACGCAAAGCCTTCGTGGTATGCGTACATTCAAGAAGAGCATGCTCCGTCCTGATATAAGATTCCTGACcatttaaaaggttaaaaataggAGTCATACAGACTAGTTAAacagttttgatttgaaatcaaGTACCAAAGCGATTCCAAGCGCTTACTAGTCTGAGTAAAGTAGTCTAATTAAGGACAGAAGACCTATGATTTTCAAGTGTTATAAGTAACCTTTACTTGAAATGGTAAGCTTTGTGGTAAGACCTATAAAATTAGTGAGATTAGGGGTAATATTGATCGGGACAATTCTTAGGGTTAGAAGAGAAGAGATAGTAGGGGTGTGACTCGGTTTAGAGCTAAATCTGTATGGATTTCTTGTAATTATAAACCCTGATGGTCACTATAGTCCTGAGCcctgtgtaaaatattttgtggtaCAAAGAACGGGGTCAATTCTGATACTAGTGGGTTTTGTAACCTTGATAGAGCAGCACGTAGTGAGAGGGCTGGTGATAAGGGGGGCGGGTACAGTGTTAAAATCTGGCGTTTTCCCGCTACATTCGTGGGTCCCTTCAATTATTAAGAACAGCAGATGGTTAGCAAGAGGGTTAATATTAACTTGGCAAAAAGTCGCCCCCCTtgtctttttatcaataattatacCCTCTAAGGGGTTGTGAGTAGTAATTGTATTGATAGCTGGAATTGGGGCAGTAGGGGGCCTTAACCAGAATTCAGTACGAGTAATAAGCGCGTACTCGTCGTTTGTGCATACATCATGAATGCTGTTAGGGCTCACATGGTCAAGAGTAGTC includes:
- the LOC134703379 gene encoding LOW QUALITY PROTEIN: NADH-ubiquinone oxidoreductase chain 2-like (The sequence of the model RefSeq protein was modified relative to this genomic sequence to represent the inferred CDS: substituted 3 bases at 3 genomic stop codons); translation: MVSFVVRPIKLVRLGVILIGTILRVRREEIVGVXLGLELNLYGFLVIINPDGHYSPEPCVKYFVVQRTGSILILVGFVTLIEQHVVRGLVIRGAGTVLKSGVFPLHSWVPSIIKNSRWLARGLILTWQKVAPLVFLSIIIPSKGLXVVIVLIAGIGAVGGLNQNSVRVISAYSSFVHTSXMLLGLTWSRVVFVGYFAVYSLSVGLFFYGCSIINKTRMGGQISRAARGIGLLILMGMPPFLGFLAKVLVFLMRGRAVIVACIIGSVIRLKFYIDFFYRIVIKRLVDKNKAEFKIMWRIVIGANLAGGALILVRFI